A DNA window from Nitrospira sp. contains the following coding sequences:
- a CDS encoding conserved exported protein of unknown function (Evidence 4 : Unknown function but conserved in other organisms; MaGe:77310685): MLTMLLSIAFSMLLLFSAPGWAAEGEVFPDLDANDPVALQEGSRVLEEELKLAARPQTYLVIDLVSGGIHIKARGVDLHRLSIAAWTVAELPRLTGTFRLMARPPVVRRKIDPSATTEQEPISLSDMPAEYRLSFTPEMTMDIEPAADQGAMEWIRATSRKVWTRLRTWKQHLGGDQSSNDVPTLTIALSSEQAQSLAWSTVDGMPAIIRRPSEP; encoded by the coding sequence CGGCTCCCGGCTGGGCCGCCGAAGGCGAGGTATTTCCCGATCTTGATGCAAACGATCCTGTGGCATTGCAAGAAGGCTCGCGGGTCCTCGAAGAGGAGCTCAAGCTGGCGGCGCGGCCTCAAACCTATCTGGTGATCGATCTTGTGTCAGGAGGTATCCATATTAAGGCTCGCGGAGTGGATCTTCACCGGCTTTCCATCGCTGCATGGACGGTGGCCGAGCTTCCGCGGTTGACGGGCACCTTTCGCTTAATGGCTCGCCCCCCGGTGGTTCGCCGCAAGATCGATCCGTCCGCGACGACCGAGCAGGAACCAATTTCCCTGTCCGATATGCCGGCCGAGTATCGACTGTCGTTTACTCCAGAGATGACGATGGACATCGAGCCTGCCGCTGACCAAGGGGCGATGGAATGGATTCGTGCGACGAGCCGGAAGGTCTGGACGCGCCTCCGTACCTGGAAGCAACATCTTGGCGGAGATCAATCGTCGAATGACGTTCCGACGCTCACTATCGCCCTGTCGAGCGAACAGGCCCAGTCCTTAGCCTGGTCCACTGTAGATGGGATGCCGGCGATCATCCGCCGTCCCTCCGAGCCATAG